A genomic window from Lotus japonicus ecotype B-129 chromosome 1, LjGifu_v1.2 includes:
- the LOC130744927 gene encoding F-box/kelch-repeat protein At3g23880-like, whose protein sequence is MENEKEKNLTLPHQSNVENEKKKNNNKYPTLPHELIIEILLRLPVRSVLRFRRVCKSWSSLISDPHFAKSHFDFNAAPTHRLLLRFINENRARVQSFDLASSLGDRSAVKTLNFPSPPMSCDHNPLHFLGSCRGFMLLAYERTGDVIVWNPTTGFHKQILDIDHEFMFSYLCGFGYDNSTDDYFVVVITLYLPKTEIRVFSLKTKSWCDIKYVNVRYMDCGYNSGPGHPGVFLNGSLHWQVTRMDTGLDVVIAFDLVKNSLSDIPLSSELAAEWTEKVYYLRELGGYLSMCYAGGSRRRERAEIWVMKEYKVQSSWTKAFVTTVCDIPRRRFYPICFIEGGGVVGSNGHGRLLKFNAKGKLLEHLKYDREYENGQKYFEMYRESLLFFPGEQRLLCVTEDEESEDAEEEETIDEDTSEYEYSISEEEYSTEDEDATEDEETTKDEYATEGEKTTDDEEEN, encoded by the exons ATGGAAAacgagaaggagaagaatctcACTCTTCCTCACCA AAGCAATGTGGAGaacgagaagaagaagaacaacaacaagtaccCCACTCTACCTCACGAGTTGATCATCGAAATCCTGCTTCGGCTACCGGTGAGATCTGTACTGCGCTTTAGAAGGGTTTGCAAGTCATGGTCCTCTCTCATTTCCGATCCCCATTTCGCGAAATCCCATTTTGACTTCAATGCTGCACCCACTCATCGTCTTCTTCTTCGATTTATCAATGAGAATAGGGCTAGAGTTCAATCCTTTGATCTAGCTTCATCACTTGGCGACCGTTCTGCTGTCAAAACCCTCAATTTCCCGTCTCCACCCATGTCGTGTGATCACAACCCTTTACATTTCTTAGGTTCTTGCAGGGGGTTTATGCTTTTAGCCTATGAACGTACCGGTGATGTCATTGTGTGGAATCCAACAACCGGTTTCCATAAACAAATTCTAGATATAGACCATGAGTTCATGTTTAGCTATCTATGTGGTTTTGGGTATGACAATTCCACCGATGACTATTTTGTAGTTGTAATAACACTGTATCTTCCTAAAACTGAAATTCGTGTCTTTTCTTTGAAAACCAAATCATGGTGTGACATTAAGTATGTTAATGTTCGATATATGGATTGTGGGTATAATTCCGGACCCGGACACCCCGGGGTGTTCTTGAATGGCTCTCTTCATTGGCAGGTCACTCGTATGGATACAGGGCTTGATGTAGTTATTGCCTTCGATTTGGTAAAAAATAGTTTATCGGATATTCCTTTGTCATCTGAATTAGCAGCGGAATGGACAGAGAAAGTGTATTATTTGAGGGAACTGGGAGGATATCTCAGTATGTGTTACGCAGGTGGAAGTCGTAGGCGTGAGAGGGCAGAGATATGGGTCATGAAAGAATATAAAGTGCAGTCTTCTTGGACCAAGGCTTTTGTTACGACTGTTTGTGACATTCCTCGCAGACGCTTTTATCCAATATGTTTCATTGAAGGTGGTGGGGTTGTTGGATCAAATGGACATGGAAGATTGTTGAAATTTAATGCCAAAGGAAAACTGCTTGAGCATCTCAAATATGATCGGGAGTACGAAAATGGTCAAAAGTATTTTGAAATGTATAGAGAGAGTCTGCTGTTTTTCCCTGGTGAGCAACGACTCCTTTGTGTAACTGAAGATGAGGAAAGTGAAGatgcagaagaggaagaaactaTAGATGAGGATACATCTGAATATGAGTATTCAATATCTGAAGAAGAGTATTcaactgaagatgaggatgcaACTGAAGACGAGGAAACAACTAAAGATGAGTATGCAACTGAAGGCGAGAAAACAACCGACGATGAGGAAGAGAACTGA
- the LOC130746785 gene encoding F-box/kelch-repeat protein At3g23880-like: RSNVENEKKKNNNKYPTLPHELIIEILLRLPVRSVLRFRRVCKSWSSLISDPHFAKSHFDFNAAPTHRLLLRFLIDEQVESFDLDSSVDDRSAVKILNIPPPSMWCDHDPVHFLGSCRGFMLLAYQHAGDVIVWNPATNFHQQIPGLDSEFLFKNNLCGFGYDSSTDDYVVVVITMYLPKTEIHVFSLKTKTWCDIKYVNVRYMDFAFLRARPGVLLNDSLHWQVTCIEPKLDVVIAYDLVEKSLSDIPLSSELAAELTEKVCYLRVLGECLSLCYTGASGETAEIWVMKEYKVQSSWTKAFVTTVCDIPRRRFYPICFIEGGGVVGSNGHGRLLKFNAKGKLLDHLKYGGERRHPQKYFEMYSESLLYFPGEQRLLCVTEDEESEDEEEEETEDEYSISDEEYSTEDEDSTEDQETTEDEDATEDEETTDDEEEN, from the coding sequence AGAAGCAATGTGGAGaacgagaagaagaagaacaacaacaagtaccCCACTCTACCTCACGAGTTGATCATCGAAATCCTGCTTCGGCTACCGGTGAGATCTGTACTGCGCTTTAGAAGGGTTTGCAAGTCATGGTCCTCTCTCATTTCCGATCCCCATTTCGCGAAATCCCATTTTGACTTCAATGCTGCACCCACTCATCGTCTTCTTCTTCGATTTCTCATTGACGAACAAGTTGAATCGTTTGATCTAGATTCATCAGTTGATGATCGTTCTGCTGTCAAAATCCTCAATATCCCGCCACCATCCATGTGGTGTGATCATGACCCTGTACATTTCCTGGGTTCTTGCAGGGGTTTTATGCTTTTAGCTTATCAACATGCAGGTGATGTCATAGTGTGGAATCCAGCAACCAATTTCCATCAACAAATTCCTGGTTTAGATAGTGAGTTCTTGTTTAAGAATAATCTATGTGGGTTTGGGTATGACAGTTCCACCGATGACTATGTTGTAGTTGTTATAACAATGTATCTTCCTAAAACTGAAATTCatgttttttctttgaaaaccaAAACATGGTGTGACATTAAGTATGTTAATGTTCGATATATGGATTTTGCATTTTTAAGAGCCAGACCCGGGGTGCTCTTGAATGACTCTCTTCATTGGCAGGTCACTTGTATAGAACCAAAGCTTGATGTAGTTATTGCCTATGATCTGGTAGAAAAGAGTTTATCGGACATTCCTTTGTCATCTGAATTAGCAGCGGAATTGACAGAGAAAGTGTGTTATTTGAGGGTACTGGGAGAATGTCTCAGTCTTTGTTACACAGGTGCAAGTGGTGAGACGGCTGAGATATGGGTCATGAAAGAATATAAAGTGCAATCTTCTTGGACCAAGGCTTTTGTTACGACTGTTTGTGACATTCCTCGCAGGCGCTTTTATCCAATATGTTTCATTGAAGGTGGTGGAGTTGTTGGATCAAATGGACATGGAAGATTGTTGAAATTTAATGCCAAGGGAAAACTGCTTGATCATCTCAAATACGGTGGGGAGCGCAGACATCCTCAAAAGTATTTTGAAATGTATAGTGAGAGTCTTCTGTATTTCCCTGGTGAGCAACGACTCCTTTGTGTAACTGAAGATGAGGaaagtgaagatgaagaagaggaagaaactgaAGATGAGTATTCAATATCTGATGAAGAGTATTCAACTGAAGATGAGGATTCAACTGAAGACCAGGAAAcaactgaagatgaggatgcaACTGAAGACGAGGAAACAACTGACGATGAGGAAGAGAACTGA
- the LOC130746764 gene encoding uncharacterized protein LOC130746764, translating into MILCFGKITGWVEVWSLVLKWLGFHFVSPGAILDHFNQFVGTSCCSNKVGLALIWLAVVHQIWTGRNGVIFRGSIPDPVVLFDLIKSKAWEWLRAKNKRFLHSFSEWCMEPIAYLSDM; encoded by the exons ATGATACTATGTTTTGGGAAGATAACTGGATGGGTGGAG GTTTGGTCATTGGTGCTTAAATGGTTGGGATTTCATTTTGTGTCTCCTGGCGCGATTTTAGACCATTTCAACCAATTTGTTGGGACTAGCTGCTGTTCAAACAAAGTTGGATTGGCATTAATCTGGCTAGCTGTGGTGCATCAGATTTGGACCGGGAGGAATGGAGTAATTTTTCGGGGTAGTATTCCTGATCCCGTTGTGTTGTTTGATTTGATCAAGAGCAAGGCCTGGGAGTGGTTAAGAGCAAAGAATAAGAGATTTCTTCATTCGTTCTCAGAGTGGTGTATGGAACCTATTGCCTATTTATCTGATATGTAA
- the LOC130744937 gene encoding F-box/kelch-repeat protein At3g23880-like, whose amino-acid sequence MENQNEKNPSTAEPSNVENENENNPYLPTELINEILLRLPVRSLQRFKCVCTSWFFLISDTHFAKSHFDFNAAPTHRLLLRIPNEEQVESFGLESSLQDHSTVLTLPPPPGFEFETTPSCDNYLGFLGSCRGFVLFLYPQSGDIMVWNPTTRFHKRVEYVDDGHFMSRHLYGFGYDKSTDDYFVVLVKLVLPSGGEGVILGVYSVNTDSWYDEIGKHVNGQYMKDFEPEESYAGVDLNDSLHWLVKSKDTNLPVIIVLHLLDKSFSEISLPTEFAAHDLTALKEYHLRELGGCLSVCYSSGRGQNYSPERLWVVGDGCDGAEIWVMKEYKVQSSWTKAFVMTDCDIPCKYFYPICFIEGGGVVGSNGNGRLMKFNAKGELLEHRKYRHKSNNVRNYFDVFRESLILFPGEQPHNFKEAIKHEEAAENEEEEASELSLLSVKSLPCDFKEATKDDKEETTKDEKAIDDEEAESTDDKEAAEDEEEESTEDYVQ is encoded by the coding sequence ATGGAGAACCAGAACGAGAAGAACCCATCTACTGCTGAACCAAGCAACGTGGAGAACGAGAACGAGAACAACCCCTATCTCCCTACCGAGTTGATCAATGAAATTCTGCTTCGGCTACCGGTGAGATCTTTACAGCGCTTCAAATGCGTTTGCACATCATGGTTCTTTCTCATTTCCGATACCCATTTCGCAAAATCACATTTTGACTTCAATGCTGCACCCACTCATCGTCTTCTTCTTCGAATTCCTAATGAGGAGCAAGTTGAATCTTTTGGTCTAGAATCATCGCTTCAAGACCATTCTACTGTCTTAACTCTTCCTCCTCCACCCGGGTTCGAATTCGAAACCACACCTTCTTGTGATAACTATTTGGGTTTTTTGGGTTCTTGTAGAGGGTTTGTGCTTTTCCTCTATCCACAATCAGGTGATATCATGGTCTGGAATCCAACAACCAGATTCCATAAACGTGTTGAATATGTAGACGACGGGCATTTCATGAGTAGACATCTATATGGTTTTGGATATGACAAGTCAACCGATGACTATTTTGTAGTTCTTGTTAAACTTGTACTACCGAGTGGGGGTGAGGGTGTTATTCTTGGTGTTTATTCTGTGAACACGGATTCATGGTATGATGAGATTGGCAAGCATGTTAATGGTCAATACATGAAAGATTTTGAACCGGAGGAATCCTATGCTGGGGTGGACTTGAATGACTCTCTTCATTGGCTGGTGAAATCTAAAGACACAAATCTTCCTGTAATTATTGTCTTGCATTTGTTAGATAAGAGTTTTTCAGAGATTTCTCTACCAACTGAATTTGCAGCACATGATTTAACCGCACTGAAAGAGTATCACTTGAGGGAACTCGGAGGATGCCTCAGTGTTTGTTACTCAAGTGGTAGAGGACAAAATTATAGCCCTGAGAGATTGTGGGTTGTAGGTGATGGCTGTGACGGAGCTGAGATATGGGTCATGAAAGAATATAAAGTGCAGTCTTCTTGGACCAAGGCTTTTGTTATGACTGATTGTGACATTCCATGCAAATACTTTTATCCGATATGCTTCATTGAAGGTGGTGGAGTTGTTGGATCAAATGGGAATGGAAGATTGATGAAATTTAATGCCAAGGGAGAACTGCTTGAGCATCGCAAATATAGGCATAAGTCCAATAATGTTCGAAATTATTTTGATGTGTTTAGAGAGAGTCTGATATTATTCCCTGGTGAACAACCACACAACTTTAAGGAAGCAATTAAACATGAGGAGGCAGCTGAAAATGAGGAAGAGGAAGCTAGTGAACTATCACTCCTTAGTGTAAAATCCCTCCCTTGTGACTTTAAGGAAGCAACTAAAGATGATAAAGAGGAAACAACCAAAGATGAGAAAGcaattgatgatgaagaagcaGAATCAACTGATGACAAGGAAGCAGCTgaagatgaggaagaggaaTCAACTGAAGATTACGTACAGTAA